From the genome of Streptomyces sp. NBC_00659, one region includes:
- a CDS encoding DUF5994 family protein has protein sequence MTLAPPPPISSSSAVRLRLSVQSAQGRMPRRIDGAWWPRSTDLTSELPRLLGGLPPAWGHVSSVLVDEAVWAPFPGRLLVDDQVVRLRRTTSRHAPSTVCLLAPGHGRWDLLVVPPAATEAEAGGLMDSMDTAVKDSLGLGTAVR, from the coding sequence ATGACACTCGCTCCCCCGCCCCCGATCTCCTCGTCGTCCGCCGTCCGCCTGCGCCTGTCGGTCCAATCGGCACAGGGCCGCATGCCCCGGCGCATCGACGGCGCCTGGTGGCCCCGCTCCACCGATCTGACGTCCGAACTGCCCCGGCTGCTGGGTGGACTGCCGCCCGCCTGGGGGCACGTCAGCAGCGTCCTGGTGGACGAGGCTGTATGGGCTCCGTTCCCCGGACGGTTGCTCGTCGACGATCAGGTGGTACGCCTGCGCCGGACGACCAGCCGGCACGCCCCCTCCACCGTCTGCCTGCTGGCACCCGGCCACGGTCGGTGGGACCTGCTGGTCGTACCGCCCGCGGCCACGGAGGCGGAGGCCGGGGGGCTCATGGACAGCATGGACACCGCCGTGAAGGACAGCCTGGGGTTGGGAACCGCTGTCCGCTGA
- a CDS encoding phosphoketolase family protein, whose amino-acid sequence MPLDPPRETSLDTPVHIDNIDEEELNALDAHWRAANYLAVGQIYLMSNPLLTEPLALDHIKPRLLGHWGTSPGLNLVHTHLNRVVKARDLDAICVWGPGHGGPAVVANSWLEGSYTETYPDITRDAAGMARLFRQFSFPGGIPSHVAPETPGSIHEGGELGYSLSHAYGAAFDNPGLLVACVIGDGEAETGPLAASWHSNKFLDPVRDGAVLPILHLNGYKIANPAVLARILEPELDSLLRGYGHEPLHVTGDDPHAVHQAMARAMDEALDRIAAFQYAARTEGAGSAVTERPRWPVIVLRTPKGWTGPAEVDGLPVEGTWRAHQVPLSAVRENPDHLRQLEQWLRSYRPEELFDEHGRPRAQVLACVPDGLHRLGANPHTNGGLLLHALPLPPLEEFAVLVDKPGATAHEPTRVLGDLLARVMADTGERRDFRLVGPDETASNRLQAVYEASGKAWEAQVLPTDEHLERGGRVMEILSEHTCQGWLEGYLLTGRHGLFSCYEAFVHIVDSMANQHIKWLRVARRLPWRRPIASLNYLLTSHVWRQDNNGFSHQDPGFVDHVLNKSPEVVRVYYPPDTNTLLSVADHVLRSRDYVNVVVAGKQPCFDWLDLDAARAHCARGAGIWSWAGTESERGEPDVVLACAGDVPTLEVLAAASLLRLHLPELAVRVVNVVDIARLLPAEEHPHGMPESEYDALFTPDKPVVFAYHGYPWLIHRLAYRRANHPHLHVRGYKEEGTTTTPFDMVVRNDLDRYRLVMDVIDRVPGLAVRAAALRQRMVDVRYRHHDWIRAHGEDLPEVAEWTWGQ is encoded by the coding sequence ATGCCGCTCGACCCCCCTCGCGAGACCTCGCTCGACACCCCTGTACACATCGACAACATCGACGAGGAGGAACTGAACGCGCTGGACGCCCACTGGCGGGCGGCGAACTACCTGGCCGTCGGGCAGATCTACCTCATGTCCAACCCGCTGCTGACCGAGCCCCTGGCTCTCGATCACATCAAGCCGCGGCTGCTGGGTCACTGGGGCACCTCACCGGGACTGAACCTGGTCCACACCCACCTCAACAGGGTCGTGAAGGCAAGGGACTTGGACGCGATCTGTGTCTGGGGGCCGGGTCACGGCGGGCCCGCCGTGGTCGCGAACTCCTGGCTGGAGGGCAGCTACACCGAGACATACCCGGACATCACGCGGGACGCCGCCGGCATGGCCCGCCTCTTCCGGCAGTTCTCCTTCCCCGGCGGCATCCCCAGTCATGTCGCGCCCGAGACCCCCGGATCGATCCACGAAGGCGGCGAACTGGGCTACTCCCTCTCGCACGCCTACGGGGCCGCGTTCGACAACCCGGGGCTCCTGGTGGCCTGCGTGATCGGCGACGGCGAGGCCGAGACGGGCCCGCTGGCCGCCTCCTGGCACTCGAACAAGTTCCTCGACCCGGTACGGGACGGTGCCGTCCTGCCGATCCTGCACCTCAACGGCTACAAGATCGCCAACCCGGCGGTCCTGGCCCGGATACTGGAGCCCGAACTCGACTCCCTGCTCAGGGGATACGGCCACGAGCCCCTCCATGTCACCGGGGACGACCCTCATGCCGTCCACCAGGCGATGGCTCGCGCCATGGACGAGGCCCTGGACCGCATCGCCGCCTTCCAGTACGCCGCCCGCACCGAAGGCGCCGGTTCCGCCGTCACCGAACGCCCGCGGTGGCCGGTGATCGTGCTGCGTACGCCCAAGGGCTGGACCGGACCGGCCGAGGTCGACGGTCTCCCGGTGGAGGGCACCTGGCGAGCGCACCAGGTCCCGTTGTCGGCCGTACGCGAAAACCCGGACCATCTGCGGCAGTTGGAGCAATGGCTGCGCTCCTACCGGCCGGAGGAGCTCTTCGACGAGCACGGACGCCCCCGGGCGCAGGTTCTGGCCTGCGTCCCCGACGGCTTACACCGCCTGGGTGCCAACCCGCACACCAACGGCGGTCTGCTACTGCACGCCCTGCCCCTCCCGCCCCTGGAGGAGTTCGCCGTCCTGGTCGACAAGCCCGGTGCGACAGCGCATGAGCCGACCCGTGTCCTCGGCGACCTGCTGGCGCGGGTGATGGCCGATACGGGCGAACGGCGGGACTTCCGGCTGGTCGGCCCGGACGAGACGGCTTCCAACCGCCTCCAGGCCGTCTACGAGGCGAGCGGCAAGGCGTGGGAGGCCCAGGTACTGCCGACGGACGAGCATCTGGAGCGCGGCGGCCGGGTGATGGAGATCCTGTCCGAACACACCTGCCAGGGCTGGCTGGAGGGCTATCTCCTCACCGGACGGCATGGCCTGTTCTCCTGCTACGAGGCCTTCGTCCACATCGTCGACTCCATGGCGAACCAGCACATCAAGTGGCTGCGCGTCGCCCGCCGGCTCCCCTGGCGCCGCCCGATCGCCTCCCTCAACTACCTGCTCACCTCGCACGTGTGGCGCCAGGACAACAACGGCTTCTCGCACCAGGACCCCGGTTTCGTCGACCACGTACTGAACAAGTCGCCGGAGGTCGTGCGCGTCTACTACCCGCCGGACACCAACACCCTGCTGTCCGTGGCGGATCACGTGCTGCGCAGCCGCGACTACGTCAATGTCGTCGTCGCGGGCAAGCAGCCCTGCTTCGACTGGCTCGACCTCGACGCCGCCCGCGCGCACTGTGCCCGCGGCGCCGGGATCTGGTCCTGGGCCGGCACCGAGTCCGAGCGCGGCGAGCCGGACGTGGTGCTCGCCTGCGCGGGCGACGTACCCACCCTCGAAGTTCTGGCCGCGGCCTCGCTGCTCCGTCTCCATCTGCCCGAACTCGCGGTGCGGGTGGTCAACGTCGTCGACATCGCCCGGCTGCTGCCCGCGGAGGAACACCCGCACGGCATGCCCGAGAGCGAGTACGACGCGCTGTTCACCCCCGACAAACCGGTTGTTTTCGCGTACCACGGCTATCCGTGGCTGATCCACCGGCTCGCCTACCGGCGCGCCAACCACCCGCACCTGCACGTGCGCGGCTACAAGGAGGAGGGCACCACCACGACCCCGTTCGACATGGTCGTACGCAACGACCTCGACCGGTACCGGCTGGTCATGGACGTCATCGACCGGGTGCCCGGTCTCGCGGTCCGGGCCGCGGCGCTGCGGCAGCGGATGGTCGACGTCCGCTATCGCCATCACGACTGGATCCGCGCCCACGGGGAGGACCTGCCCGAGGTCGCCGAATGGACCTGGGGTCAGTGA
- a CDS encoding GAF and ANTAR domain-containing protein encodes MKEQLMARTFVELADSLVADFDLMDFLRLLTDRCVDLLDASAAGVLLADRDGVLRVMAASDERVRLLELFQLQNHEGPCLDCFHTGIAVSVHDLRDEAARWPLFAAQAQRSGFTAVQALPMRLRDEVVGALNLFHATPAPISPASATFAQALADVATISLLQQRTAERNTLLNEQLQTALSSRVLIEQAKGKLAERRHTDMEQAFTTLRAYARSHNRRLSDVARAFIDESEFLPGLSSRSS; translated from the coding sequence ATGAAGGAACAGTTGATGGCCCGGACGTTCGTCGAGCTCGCCGACAGTCTCGTCGCCGACTTCGACCTCATGGACTTCCTGCGCCTGCTCACCGACCGCTGCGTCGACCTGCTCGACGCGAGCGCGGCGGGCGTCCTGCTCGCCGACCGTGACGGCGTGCTGCGCGTCATGGCCGCCTCCGACGAACGGGTGCGCCTCCTGGAACTCTTCCAGCTCCAGAACCACGAAGGCCCCTGCCTGGACTGCTTCCACACCGGAATCGCGGTCTCCGTCCACGATCTGCGCGACGAGGCCGCCCGCTGGCCCCTGTTCGCCGCCCAGGCCCAGCGCAGCGGATTCACCGCCGTCCAGGCGCTGCCCATGCGCCTGCGCGACGAGGTCGTCGGCGCCCTCAACCTCTTCCACGCCACCCCGGCGCCCATCAGCCCCGCCTCCGCCACCTTCGCCCAGGCCCTCGCCGACGTCGCCACCATCAGCCTGCTGCAACAACGCACCGCCGAGCGCAACACGCTCCTCAACGAGCAGTTGCAGACAGCCCTCAGCAGCCGCGTCCTGATCGAACAGGCCAAGGGCAAACTCGCCGAACGCCGCCACACGGACATGGAACAGGCCTTCACCACCCTGAGGGCCTACGCCCGCTCCCACAACCGCCGCCTCTCGGACGTCGCCCGCGCCTTCATCGACGAATCCGAATTCCTCCCCGGCCTCAGCTCCCGAAGTTCCTGA
- a CDS encoding GAF and ANTAR domain-containing protein, whose product MIPGSRSARIQALVAEQAALRGARVGVLDVCTAAVAALPVGGAGMSAMSRDRASHPLCSTDSVSQHLEELQLTLGEGPCVDAYVLGSTVLCPDLLAGELQRHWTVFADAALEAGARAVFAFPLQTGPVIPGVLDLYSSSSVELDAEEVADAMAFADAATSILLDARISETGVPFDTQAPDTDAAGTDRPDASPFDDLGGYRAEIDQATGILMVQLDVGFEEAFIRLRAHAYARGTRISVVAADVVAHRLRLPPDTAPSDIQPPDVRPPDEES is encoded by the coding sequence GTGATCCCCGGCAGCCGGTCGGCGCGGATCCAGGCTCTCGTGGCCGAGCAGGCGGCCCTGCGCGGCGCCCGGGTCGGCGTCCTCGACGTGTGTACGGCGGCAGTTGCGGCACTGCCGGTCGGCGGGGCCGGGATGTCCGCGATGTCCCGCGACCGGGCGAGTCATCCGCTGTGCAGTACCGACTCCGTCAGTCAGCATCTGGAAGAACTCCAGCTCACCCTGGGCGAGGGACCGTGCGTGGACGCCTACGTCCTCGGCTCGACGGTCCTCTGCCCCGACCTGTTGGCCGGTGAACTCCAGCGCCATTGGACGGTGTTCGCCGACGCGGCGCTGGAAGCCGGTGCCAGAGCGGTCTTCGCTTTCCCTCTGCAGACAGGGCCCGTCATCCCCGGCGTCCTCGACCTGTACTCCAGCAGTTCGGTCGAGCTGGACGCGGAAGAGGTGGCCGACGCGATGGCCTTCGCCGACGCTGCCACGTCGATTCTGCTCGATGCCCGGATCAGTGAGACGGGTGTCCCGTTCGACACCCAGGCGCCCGACACCGACGCGGCCGGCACCGACCGGCCGGACGCCTCACCCTTCGACGACCTGGGCGGATACCGCGCCGAGATCGACCAGGCCACCGGCATCCTCATGGTCCAGCTCGACGTCGGCTTCGAGGAAGCCTTCATCCGGCTGCGCGCCCACGCGTACGCCCGGGGGACACGGATCTCGGTGGTCGCCGCCGACGTGGTCGCCCACCGGCTCCGTCTCCCCCCGGACACGGCTCCGTCCGACATCCAACCGCCGGATGTGCGGCCCCCCGACGAGGAGTCCTGA